A genomic segment from Geitlerinema sp. PCC 7407 encodes:
- the serA gene encoding phosphoglycerate dehydrogenase codes for MPKVLVSDPVDQAGLDILSQVAQVDVQTGLSEEELVRIIPEYDALMIRSGTRVTRAVIEAGTQLKIIGRAGVGVDNVDVPAATRQGVVVVNSPEGNTIAAAEHAVAMMLSLSRHVPDANQSVKSGKWDRKSFMGVEVYKKTLGVVGLGKIGSHVATIARAMGMKLLAYDPFISSERAEQLGCRLVELDFLLREADYITLHIPKTPETTHLINAETLATMKPTVRIVNCARGGIIDEAAIAAAINEGRIGGAALDVFENEPLEEDSVLRAVGKDLVLTPHLGASTAEAQVNVAIDVAEQIRDVLLGLPARSAVNIPGLYPDVLEKLRPYLQLAETLGTLVSQLAGGRIESLTIRLQGELAAMESKPITIASLKGLLSQALRERVNYVNASIEAKERGIRVVETRDDSVRDYAGSLRLIAKGSLGEHSVTGTLLGDGEIRITTIDDFPINVPPSRHMLLTLHRDMPGIIGKIGSLLGSFNVNIASMQVGRKIVRGDAVMVLSIDDPLPDGILSEITKVPGIRDAHTVTL; via the coding sequence ATGCCCAAGGTTTTAGTTTCTGATCCGGTCGATCAAGCCGGTCTCGACATTCTTTCTCAAGTCGCCCAAGTTGATGTGCAAACGGGGCTATCTGAAGAAGAATTAGTGCGCATTATCCCTGAATATGACGCACTCATGATTCGCTCCGGCACACGAGTAACGCGCGCAGTTATCGAGGCCGGAACTCAGCTAAAGATCATCGGTCGGGCAGGGGTCGGCGTAGACAACGTCGATGTACCGGCAGCTACCCGCCAGGGGGTGGTCGTCGTCAACTCCCCCGAGGGCAACACCATCGCAGCAGCAGAGCACGCCGTCGCCATGATGCTGTCGCTGTCGCGGCATGTCCCCGACGCCAACCAGTCCGTCAAGAGCGGCAAGTGGGACCGCAAGTCCTTCATGGGCGTTGAGGTCTACAAGAAAACCCTTGGCGTCGTCGGTCTCGGCAAAATCGGCTCCCATGTCGCCACGATCGCCCGCGCCATGGGCATGAAGCTCCTCGCCTACGATCCCTTCATCTCCAGCGAGCGAGCAGAGCAGCTGGGCTGCCGCCTAGTCGAGCTCGATTTCCTGCTGCGCGAGGCGGACTACATCACCCTCCACATCCCCAAGACCCCGGAAACCACCCACCTGATCAACGCCGAGACCCTGGCAACCATGAAGCCCACGGTCCGGATTGTGAACTGCGCCCGGGGCGGCATTATCGATGAAGCGGCGATCGCCGCTGCCATCAACGAAGGCCGGATCGGCGGCGCTGCCCTCGACGTCTTCGAAAACGAACCCCTCGAAGAAGACTCGGTCCTGCGCGCCGTCGGCAAAGATCTGGTGCTCACCCCCCACCTGGGCGCCTCCACCGCTGAGGCCCAGGTCAACGTCGCCATCGACGTCGCCGAGCAGATTCGCGACGTGCTGCTGGGCCTGCCGGCTCGCTCCGCCGTCAACATCCCCGGCCTCTATCCGGACGTCCTCGAGAAGCTCCGGCCCTACCTCCAGCTGGCCGAGACTCTGGGCACCCTGGTCAGCCAGCTCGCTGGCGGCCGCATCGAGTCCCTCACCATTCGCCTCCAAGGGGAACTGGCCGCGATGGAAAGCAAACCCATCACGATCGCCTCCCTCAAGGGCCTGCTCTCCCAGGCGCTGCGAGAGCGCGTCAACTACGTCAACGCCAGCATCGAAGCCAAGGAGCGCGGCATTCGGGTGGTCGAGACTCGCGACGACTCTGTGCGCGACTACGCAGGCTCCCTGCGCCTGATCGCCAAGGGCTCCCTGGGTGAGCACTCGGTGACCGGCACTCTCCTGGGCGATGGCGAAATCCGCATCACGACGATCGACGATTTCCCCATCAACGTGCCCCCGAGCCGCCACATGCTGCTGACGCTGCACCGCGACATGCCCGGCATCATCGGCAAGATCGGCTCTCTGCTCGGCAGCTTCAATGTGAACATCGCCAGCATGCAGGTCGGCCGCAAGATCGTCCGAGGGGACGCTGTGATGGTCCTAAGCATTGATGATCCGCTGCCGGATGGCATCCTGAGCGAGATCACCAAGGTTCCTGGCATCCGCGACGCCCACACGGTGACGCTCTAG
- a CDS encoding photosystem II S4 domain protein, producing the protein MLPRDELLQKAQNREAAAQLIDAAERAIKTWEVVLTDFLSPPEMADAQQMFGRLTEVQLMGWGGYPQAERQRLAIARPEIPLEASQVEVAVLEIAGNFLFDPATHRDFLGAVLGTGIVRDKVGDIVVLGDRGAQALVVPEMVDFLAMSLTQVRSVPVKTQPIDLAELKVREPKKKEMTTVEASMRLDAIASAGFGMSRSKMADLITGGDVRVNWRDVTQASYQVKAGDLVAVRGKGRLEIGEVAVTKKDRYRIQLTRLM; encoded by the coding sequence ATGCTACCCAGAGACGAATTGCTGCAAAAAGCTCAAAATCGCGAGGCCGCTGCTCAGCTAATTGATGCGGCGGAGCGGGCCATCAAGACCTGGGAAGTGGTGCTGACGGACTTTTTGTCGCCCCCCGAGATGGCCGATGCTCAGCAGATGTTTGGGCGGCTGACGGAGGTGCAGCTGATGGGCTGGGGCGGCTATCCCCAGGCGGAGCGGCAGCGGCTGGCGATCGCCCGGCCCGAGATTCCCCTGGAGGCGAGCCAGGTCGAGGTGGCGGTGCTGGAGATCGCGGGCAACTTCTTGTTTGACCCGGCGACCCACCGAGATTTCTTGGGGGCGGTGCTGGGTACGGGCATCGTGCGCGACAAGGTGGGCGACATCGTGGTGCTGGGCGATCGCGGTGCCCAGGCCCTCGTGGTGCCCGAGATGGTGGACTTTTTGGCCATGAGCCTGACCCAGGTGCGATCGGTGCCGGTGAAAACCCAGCCCATTGACCTGGCCGAGCTGAAGGTACGCGAGCCCAAAAAGAAAGAAATGACCACGGTGGAGGCGTCGATGCGCCTAGATGCGATCGCCTCCGCTGGTTTTGGCATGTCCCGCAGCAAGATGGCGGATCTGATCACCGGCGGCGATGTGCGAGTGAACTGGCGCGACGTCACCCAGGCCAGCTACCAGGTGAAGGCTGGGGATTTGGTGGCGGTGCGGGGCAAGGGCCGCCTGGAAATCGGCGAAGTGGCGGTGACCAAAAAAGACCGCTACCGCATCCAGCTCACCCGCCTGATGTAG
- a CDS encoding Calx-beta domain-containing protein yields MAVIRMEAEDFSLQGFVIESGRSPASGEKIIGLYQASGTQGTATSAFTGSDGVYDIVVGYFDENDGRSPVSVTVGGTQYSWVFDQNLGNGGVTSQTRATRTLATGVTLRNGDPITLAGQVDQAEFARFDYIEFVSASGPAPEPSPEPSPEPTPEPSPTPTPEPAISSSPIRYEAEAMTLSGFRVEAQSPASGGQGITLYKGTSTQGTATQVFAGASGTYDVVVGYFDENDGRSPASLTVGGTQYRWTFDENRGNGGVTSQTRTTRTVASGIQINTGDTLTLAGAVDQSEFARFDYIELVPVGGSTPPPSVGSFGLSSASFGVTEGTTTGAAITVVRSGGSDGSASVTLTPSGGTAIAGSDYTSNPLVVTFAAGETSKTVFLPIVDDTTVESAETVNLQLSNPTNGATLGSQTSATLTIADNDTAPAPNPAPTGSPIRYEAEAMTLSGFRTEAQSPASGGQGITLYKGTSTQGTATQVFAGASGTYDVVVGYFDENDGRSPASLTVGGTQYRWTFDENRGNGGVTSQTRTTRTIASAVQINTGDTLTLAGAVDQSEFARFDYIELVPVTPLPPTNITGTSASETLTGNSVSSVIQGLGGNDVLIGKDGNNLLDGGSGVDTASYAWMNNRIEADLAAGSVVRYFSTGDRTHRIMPLGDSNTRGKEWDTAGYRDNLWSFLTAGDRFDVDFVGSQTDGPSTFDRDHEGHGGWRIDQISSSVNGWLDTYKPDTILLMIGTNDVLQDYQLSTAPDRLSQLIDKVTQRLPSANLLVASIPPINRTGDPAQVEAFNATIPGMVSQKAAQGANVTFVDMFSQIQYSDLSFDNLHLSTSGYTKMAEVWRDALLDVKAGRDTLTGVENLVGTAYGDRLLGNASSNRIEGGAGNDWIDGRGGLDTLLGGSGADTFVLRAGSGAEAVLDFEVGSDRLGLGGGLRYDQLAIAPSSSGSGTLIRVYNTDELLATLSGVQSSSLNASSFVIV; encoded by the coding sequence ATGGCGGTCATTCGGATGGAGGCAGAGGACTTTAGCCTGCAAGGGTTCGTGATCGAGTCGGGGCGATCGCCTGCGTCTGGGGAAAAAATCATCGGTCTCTATCAGGCCAGCGGCACCCAGGGCACCGCGACCTCGGCCTTCACCGGCAGCGATGGTGTGTATGACATCGTGGTGGGCTACTTCGACGAAAACGACGGGCGATCGCCGGTGTCCGTCACGGTGGGCGGCACCCAGTACAGCTGGGTTTTTGATCAAAATCTCGGAAACGGCGGCGTCACCAGCCAAACTCGCGCCACCCGGACCCTGGCCACGGGCGTGACCCTGCGCAATGGCGACCCCATCACCCTGGCCGGTCAAGTCGACCAAGCAGAGTTTGCCCGCTTCGACTACATCGAGTTTGTCAGCGCCAGCGGCCCAGCGCCCGAACCCAGCCCCGAACCCAGCCCAGAGCCAACACCCGAACCCAGCCCCACGCCTACCCCAGAACCGGCTATCAGCAGCTCACCCATTCGCTACGAAGCGGAGGCCATGACCCTCAGCGGCTTCCGGGTGGAGGCCCAGTCCCCGGCCTCCGGCGGCCAGGGCATCACGCTCTACAAGGGCACCAGCACCCAGGGCACCGCCACCCAGGTTTTCGCGGGCGCTAGCGGCACCTATGACGTGGTCGTAGGCTACTTCGACGAAAATGACGGGCGATCGCCTGCGTCTCTGACCGTGGGCGGCACCCAGTACCGCTGGACCTTTGACGAAAATCGAGGCAACGGCGGCGTCACGTCCCAGACCCGCACGACCCGCACAGTGGCCTCCGGGATTCAGATCAACACCGGCGACACTCTGACCCTGGCGGGAGCCGTGGACCAGTCCGAGTTTGCCCGCTTCGACTACATCGAGCTGGTGCCTGTGGGCGGCAGCACGCCACCGCCGAGCGTGGGCAGCTTTGGCCTCAGCAGCGCCAGCTTTGGCGTCACCGAGGGCACGACCACGGGCGCGGCCATCACCGTGGTGCGGAGCGGCGGCAGCGACGGCAGCGCCAGCGTCACCCTGACCCCCAGCGGCGGAACGGCGATCGCGGGCAGCGACTACACTAGCAATCCCCTGGTTGTCACCTTCGCGGCGGGCGAAACCAGCAAAACGGTTTTCTTGCCCATCGTGGACGACACTACTGTGGAGAGCGCGGAGACGGTCAATCTTCAGCTCAGCAACCCGACCAATGGCGCCACCCTGGGCAGCCAAACCAGCGCCACGCTGACCATCGCCGACAACGACACCGCCCCCGCCCCGAACCCAGCGCCCACCGGCTCGCCCATTCGCTACGAAGCGGAGGCCATGACCCTCAGCGGCTTCCGGACAGAGGCCCAGTCCCCGGCCTCCGGCGGCCAGGGCATCACGCTCTACAAGGGCACCAGCACCCAGGGCACCGCCACCCAGGTTTTCGCGGGCGCCAGCGGTACCTATGACGTGGTCGTAGGCTACTTCGACGAAAATGACGGGCGATCGCCGGCGTCTTTGACCGTGGGCGGCACCCAGTACCGCTGGACCTTTGACGAAAATCGGGGCAACGGTGGCGTCACGTCCCAGACTCGCACGACCCGCACGATCGCCTCAGCAGTCCAAATCAATACCGGCGACACCTTGACCCTGGCGGGAGCCGTGGACCAGTCCGAGTTTGCTCGCTTTGACTACATCGAGCTGGTGCCGGTGACCCCACTGCCGCCCACCAATATCACCGGCACCAGCGCCAGCGAAACTCTGACGGGCAACAGCGTCAGCAGCGTGATTCAGGGGCTGGGCGGCAACGATGTTTTGATCGGCAAGGACGGCAACAACCTGCTGGACGGCGGCAGCGGCGTGGACACCGCCAGCTACGCCTGGATGAATAACCGCATTGAGGCGGATCTGGCGGCGGGCAGCGTCGTGCGCTACTTCTCGACGGGCGATCGCACCCACCGGATCATGCCCCTCGGCGACTCCAACACCCGCGGCAAGGAATGGGACACTGCGGGCTACCGGGACAATCTGTGGAGCTTTTTGACGGCGGGCGATCGCTTTGATGTGGACTTTGTGGGCTCCCAGACCGACGGCCCCAGCACCTTCGATCGCGATCACGAAGGGCATGGCGGCTGGCGAATCGACCAGATTTCTAGCAGCGTCAACGGCTGGCTCGACACCTACAAGCCCGACACGATCTTGTTGATGATCGGCACCAACGACGTGCTGCAAGACTATCAGCTCAGCACGGCCCCCGATCGCCTCAGCCAGCTGATCGACAAAGTCACCCAGCGACTGCCCAGCGCGAACCTGTTGGTCGCCTCGATCCCGCCGATCAACCGAACCGGAGACCCTGCCCAGGTTGAGGCCTTCAACGCCACGATTCCGGGCATGGTGTCCCAAAAGGCGGCCCAGGGCGCCAACGTCACCTTTGTGGACATGTTTAGCCAGATCCAGTACAGCGACTTGTCCTTTGACAATCTCCATCTCAGCACCAGCGGCTACACCAAAATGGCCGAGGTCTGGCGCGACGCGCTGCTGGACGTCAAGGCGGGACGCGATACGCTGACGGGCGTCGAAAACCTGGTGGGCACGGCCTACGGCGATCGCCTCTTGGGAAACGCGAGCAGCAACCGGATCGAAGGCGGCGCGGGCAACGACTGGATCGATGGGCGCGGCGGCCTCGACACCCTACTCGGCGGCAGCGGGGCCGATACCTTTGTGCTGAGGGCTGGCAGCGGGGCTGAGGCGGTGCTGGACTTCGAGGTGGGCAGCGATCGCCTGGGGCTGGGCGGTGGACTTCGCTACGATCAGTTGGCGATCGCCCCCTCCAGCAGCGGCAGCGGTACCCTGATCCGCGTCTACAACACCGATGAGCTCCTGGCCACCCTCAGCGGCGTCCAGTCCAGCAGCCTCAATGCCAGCTCCTTCGTGATCGTTTAG
- a CDS encoding GDSL-type esterase/lipase family protein has product MKIAIEQGSFKSAEEHFLLFGYKEGRSPTPFFDEKYYLQQNTDVAIAIQQGKFVSGFDHFVRFGQFEGRSPFAQFDTAYYLRTHTDVQTGISQGLVASAWQHFVFIGQTEGRSFSSSFDSAFYLQTYGDVQAAVTAGFFTSAIQHYLLFGQFEGRLTRPPGSTPPLQPADTIAPTASLSAGNITTAGSATQTFTVTFADNRGINAATLDSNDVLVTGPNGFSQRAQLVSVNAAGNGTPRTATYRITAPGGSWDFGDNGTYQVAIAANQVRDTSGNAVAAGSLGSFRVTVPDTQRPTAQLTASNITAEGGETQTFTITFADNVGIDAATLDSNDVLVTGPNGFSQRAQLVSVNAAGNGTPRTATYRITAPGGSWSVEDNGAYQVAIAANQVRDVNGNAVAAGTLGSFQVSVPDSQSPTATLSVTDVTSEGATSQTLTVTFADNAGIDVATLDGSDLLVTGPNGFSQNAQFVSVNPAGNGTPKTATYRITAPGGSWDFDDNGTYQVAIAANQVRDTSGNAVSGGALGSFEVNAPDTQAPAATLKAADITTVGTTEQTFTVTFTDNAGMDVDTLDGSDVVVTGPNGFSQNAQFVSVNPAGNGTPRSATYRISAPGGSWDFGDNGTYQVAIAADQVRDTSGNAVTAGSLGSFQVNVPEQIPPTASLTTNDVVNGTTHTFTVTFTDNIALDASSLDSSDVVVTGPNGFSQNAQLVSVDTAGDGTPRTATYRVTAPAGQWSPKDNGTYQVAIAADQVLDTSGNAVVAGSLGTFQVAVQTPTQPLANSGNATRIEAENLTLGGDFIVEPAGTTSASFASGGKYIGLGLRGSIDGQIGTASTTFTGTAGYYDLVVAHFDETDGVSKLAVQVNGVTVETWDLNQTAGSGVPESANFTTRTVRGLYLDGDDTVTLRGVSARNNNGGEFSRVDYIEFVPTRVIRGDSNNNTLTGSDRDDTMDGGLGNDVINAGAGNDTIWSSGGNNTLNGGAGSDTVSYAQATSAMTVNLASGTATRNLIANNSSLMPLGDSMTYGVINRSSTLNEDTNSGGYRPLLQDAFANRNVLINFVGSLRTGTDTAPGPLVTPGGRPFDDQHEGYRGERIDQLNGRTTGGAIRATLNSSRPNYVLLMAGTNDLLQGAGAGVARDRLSTLIDSVLAVSPNSHILVSSVPPSGQASSGTLSRQNAAAFNAMVPSLVADKVQQGKKVSFVDGSSTFTRSSLSGDQIHLTAASYQVLSNSWFAALGESQDSLSSIENVVGSAYNDNITGNAGVNVLEGGAGSDVLTGNGGADVFVYRSPSHRGDTITDFADDDRLYISASAFGGGLVAGTRLSLDAASATGVLVNGTTPLGTSANFLYDGGVLRYDPDGTGSAGAVTLATLTGSPILTPEQITIIA; this is encoded by the coding sequence GTGAAGATTGCCATCGAGCAAGGCTCATTTAAGAGCGCTGAAGAGCATTTCTTGCTCTTTGGCTACAAAGAGGGGCGATCGCCGACGCCCTTCTTCGATGAAAAATATTATCTTCAGCAAAATACGGATGTAGCGATCGCCATTCAGCAGGGCAAATTCGTCAGCGGTTTCGATCACTTTGTCCGGTTTGGTCAGTTTGAGGGGCGATCGCCCTTTGCCCAATTTGATACTGCCTACTATCTCCGTACCCACACGGATGTTCAGACCGGCATCAGCCAGGGCCTGGTTGCCAGCGCGTGGCAGCACTTTGTTTTCATCGGCCAAACCGAGGGCCGCAGCTTTAGCAGCAGTTTTGACAGCGCTTTTTATCTCCAGACCTACGGCGACGTCCAGGCAGCGGTCACGGCAGGATTTTTTACCAGCGCCATTCAGCACTACCTGCTGTTTGGCCAGTTTGAGGGCCGCCTGACCCGGCCTCCCGGCAGCACCCCGCCGCTGCAGCCTGCCGACACGATCGCGCCGACGGCTAGCCTGAGCGCCGGAAACATCACCACGGCGGGCAGCGCGACCCAAACCTTTACGGTCACCTTTGCCGACAATCGCGGGATTAATGCCGCGACCCTCGACAGCAATGATGTGCTGGTGACTGGCCCCAACGGTTTTTCGCAGCGGGCTCAGCTCGTCAGCGTGAATGCGGCGGGTAACGGCACGCCGCGCACCGCCACCTACCGGATCACCGCGCCGGGGGGGAGCTGGGACTTTGGCGACAACGGCACCTACCAGGTGGCGATCGCCGCCAATCAGGTCCGCGACACCAGCGGCAATGCCGTCGCAGCCGGATCTCTGGGGTCTTTTCGGGTGACGGTGCCCGATACCCAGCGGCCAACGGCCCAGCTGACCGCCAGCAATATCACTGCCGAAGGGGGCGAGACTCAAACCTTTACGATCACCTTCGCCGACAATGTGGGGATTGATGCGGCGACCCTCGACAGCAACGATGTGCTGGTGACTGGTCCCAATGGCTTTTCGCAGCGGGCTCAGCTCGTCAGCGTGAATGCGGCGGGCAATGGGACTCCTCGCACGGCAACCTACCGCATCACCGCGCCGGGGGGGAGCTGGAGCGTCGAGGACAATGGGGCCTATCAGGTGGCGATCGCCGCCAATCAGGTCCGCGACGTGAACGGGAACGCCGTGGCTGCGGGCACTCTGGGTTCGTTTCAGGTGAGCGTGCCGGACAGCCAGAGCCCCACCGCAACCCTGAGCGTCACCGACGTCACCAGCGAGGGAGCAACCAGCCAAACCCTGACGGTGACCTTCGCAGACAATGCAGGCATCGACGTTGCGACCCTCGATGGCAGCGACCTTTTGGTGACCGGCCCCAATGGCTTTAGCCAAAATGCCCAGTTCGTCAGCGTGAATCCAGCAGGCAATGGCACGCCCAAAACGGCAACCTACCGAATCACCGCCCCGGGAGGCAGCTGGGACTTTGACGACAATGGCACCTATCAAGTGGCGATCGCCGCTAACCAGGTCCGCGACACCAGCGGCAATGCGGTTTCCGGGGGCGCTTTGGGCTCCTTTGAGGTCAATGCGCCGGATACCCAGGCTCCCGCCGCGACGCTGAAGGCCGCCGACATCACCACCGTCGGCACCACCGAGCAGACCTTCACCGTCACCTTCACCGACAATGCCGGGATGGATGTTGACACCCTTGATGGCAGCGACGTTGTGGTCACCGGTCCCAACGGCTTTAGCCAAAATGCCCAGTTCGTCAGCGTGAATCCAGCAGGCAATGGCACGCCCCGCAGCGCGACCTACCGGATCAGCGCCCCGGGAGGCAGCTGGGACTTTGGCGACAACGGCACCTATCAGGTGGCGATCGCCGCTGACCAGGTCCGCGACACCAGCGGCAACGCCGTCACCGCCGGATCTTTGGGCAGCTTCCAGGTCAATGTGCCCGAGCAGATCCCGCCCACCGCCAGCCTGACCACCAACGACGTCGTCAACGGCACCACCCACACCTTTACGGTCACCTTCACCGACAACATCGCCCTCGACGCCAGCAGCCTAGACAGCAGCGACGTCGTGGTCACCGGCCCCAACGGCTTTAGCCAAAATGCCCAGCTCGTCAGCGTGGACACCGCTGGAGACGGCACGCCCCGCACCGCCACCTATCGCGTCACCGCCCCAGCCGGCCAGTGGTCCCCCAAGGACAACGGCACCTATCAAGTGGCGATCGCCGCTGACCAGGTCCTCGACACCAGCGGCAACGCCGTCGTCGCAGGCTCCCTGGGCACCTTCCAAGTCGCCGTCCAGACCCCCACCCAGCCCCTCGCCAACAGCGGAAACGCCACGCGCATCGAAGCCGAAAACCTCACCCTTGGCGGCGACTTCATCGTCGAGCCCGCAGGGACAACCAGCGCCTCTTTCGCCTCTGGCGGCAAATACATCGGCCTCGGTCTCCGAGGCAGCATCGACGGCCAGATCGGCACCGCCAGCACCACCTTCACCGGCACCGCTGGCTACTACGACCTCGTGGTGGCCCACTTCGACGAGACCGACGGCGTCTCGAAGCTCGCTGTTCAGGTGAACGGCGTCACGGTGGAAACATGGGACCTCAACCAAACCGCTGGCAGCGGCGTCCCAGAATCTGCTAACTTCACGACCCGGACCGTTCGCGGCCTGTACCTCGATGGTGATGACACCGTCACCCTTCGCGGCGTCAGCGCCAGAAACAACAATGGCGGCGAGTTCTCCCGGGTCGACTACATCGAGTTTGTCCCAACGCGCGTGATTCGAGGCGACTCCAACAACAACACCCTGACCGGCAGCGATCGCGACGACACGATGGACGGCGGCCTCGGCAACGACGTCATCAACGCCGGTGCAGGCAACGACACAATCTGGAGCAGCGGCGGTAACAACACCCTCAACGGCGGCGCTGGCAGCGACACCGTCAGCTATGCCCAGGCCACCAGCGCCATGACCGTCAATCTGGCCAGCGGCACCGCCACGCGCAACCTGATCGCCAATAACAGCAGCCTGATGCCGCTAGGCGACTCCATGACCTACGGCGTGATCAACCGCAGCAGCACCCTGAATGAAGACACCAACAGCGGCGGCTATCGGCCCCTGCTCCAGGACGCCTTTGCCAATCGCAATGTGCTGATCAATTTCGTGGGCTCCCTCAGGACAGGGACCGACACTGCCCCAGGCCCGCTGGTAACGCCTGGGGGTCGCCCCTTTGACGACCAGCACGAAGGCTATCGAGGCGAGCGCATCGATCAGCTGAACGGGCGCACCACTGGCGGGGCGATTCGAGCGACCTTGAACAGCTCCCGGCCCAACTATGTGTTGCTGATGGCGGGGACCAATGACCTGCTGCAAGGGGCCGGTGCCGGGGTTGCCCGCGATCGCCTGAGCACCCTGATCGACAGCGTGCTAGCGGTCTCTCCCAACTCGCACATCCTGGTCTCCTCCGTGCCGCCCTCGGGCCAAGCAAGCAGCGGCACGCTGTCGCGCCAGAACGCCGCAGCCTTTAATGCCATGGTGCCCAGCCTGGTCGCCGACAAGGTGCAGCAGGGCAAGAAAGTGTCCTTTGTCGATGGCAGCAGCACCTTTACCCGATCGAGCCTGTCGGGAGACCAGATTCACCTGACGGCGGCCAGCTACCAGGTCCTGAGCAATAGCTGGTTTGCGGCCCTCGGCGAGAGCCAAGACAGCCTCAGCAGCATCGAGAACGTCGTGGGCTCGGCCTACAACGACAACATCACTGGCAATGCGGGCGTCAACGTTCTCGAAGGCGGCGCAGGCAGTGATGTGCTGACGGGCAATGGCGGCGCCGATGTGTTTGTGTATCGATCGCCCAGCCACCGGGGCGACACGATCACGGACTTTGCGGACGACGATCGGCTGTATATCTCGGCGTCGGCCTTTGGCGGCGGCCTGGTGGCGGGGACCCGCCTGAGCCTGGATGCAGCCTCGGCTACCGGAGTTTTGGTCAATGGCACAACGCCCCTGGGGACCAGCGCGAACTTCCTCTACGACGGCGGGGTGCTGCGCTATGACCCCGACGGCACGGGCAGCGCAGGTGCAGTGACCCTGGCTACTTTGACGGGCTCGCCCATCCTGACGCCGGAGCAGATCACCATCATTGCCTAG